The genomic region TATTTAAAATTTCTCTATAATCTATATTAAAAAAAAATACAGAGCGCGATACAAATAGACATTGATAAAGTCTAACATGATGCACAGACACATCGAAATCAATAAAGGATAATAAGATGCACATACATGTTAGAATGAAAGGTAACCATATGAGATGAAGTCTGGTTGATTAGAGAGTCTAACCAATAACTTTAAGGTTACGATGGGTTCAAATCTCAGTGACATTGTACGGTGCGTGAGTTATTAAAATGTTTTTTTTTTTTTTTTAAAAAAAAAAAACCTAATGCGAGATGAAATCGCACAACTTTTGTGCACTTCATATGTCACAAGCGCAGTGTAAATATGATCATCACTATAACTGTGACCGTACCCGGTGTTGTGATCATTTAGAAGAGGTTATCCGCTCGTTAAGATTTCGAGAGTAACTGAGGCTGTCAGAAACTTGAAAATTAGCAAATGAATTTCTAAGAACCAGAACCAATACCAAGAGAGTGTAGGCTAGTGTAGGCTCGTTAATGTAGGCTGGTGTCTCATGTCCAAGGTCAAAATTCTACCACCTGGGTCCTAAATTCGAGCCCAAAATGAGTGGGTCTTGGGAAAGCCCAACACCTCATTCAAGCCCAAAGAAGCCCAAGCCCATATTTGGCAACCAAAATATACTCTGGGCACAACTTGCCCTACCGTCATCCTCAGTCAGAAAAAGCACAAACCGACCTACATGGTCATCGACCATACAGCCTACTCTAGATGACGATCGTCGCAACTGCCCCTCCATCACTCATCGAATAACGCATGAACCATTCCTAGCCTTCGAAGCGCCTAACCACCCCCCTGATCTATGATGAAAAATATTCAATGAGCAAGCTTGTAAATAAAATTAATTATAATTCTTATAGAAAAATAGAAAAAAACAAAACGACGCCGTATCTCAATGTTGTATAATCCCTATTTTGCCCTCTATCCTTGTAGCTAAAACTATCAAGCTCTGAGCTCACTCCTGCCTCTGCACGCAGAGCAAGCAAAAACAAACAAGAGGAAGCAATGGAGCTCTGCATCACCGCCATCAACGGTGGCTCCACAGCGGTCCTCAACTTAACCCCACCACGCTCTTCCCCCTCCCTTCTTCTCCCCAAAAACCCCAACTCTCTCCAACTCCACACTTCCCGTAAACCCCCCTCTCTTTCCCGCCAATTCCACTCTCTCCAATTCGCCGTCTCCGCTTCTTCCTCCACCGCCGTCACCTCCGAGACTGATCAACTTCCCGCCGACCTCACCGTCACCGAGACCCAACAGCCTAATTCCAGAGTAATTTTCCTCCATTTTCCTTCTTCTTTTTTTTGGGTGTAATACTTAGTACTCATCAGTGTGATGTAAATGCAGGTGAAGCTGAGCATACAAGTACCGCCGGAGGTCTGCGATGACTGTTACAAGAAGGTTATAGTGGAGTTCATGAAGCAAGCCAAGGTTCTGCCTCTGTTTCCGTTTCTTATGGTTTTTAGTTAGCTTGGAATTTGAATTGTGATTTTGGTTTATTTATTTGGGTTTGATTTGATCAGGTGCCGGGGTTTCGGCCTGGAAAGAGGGTGCCGGAGAGTATTCTTGTGAGTTATGTTGGGAAGAAAAGTGTAGACAAGGCTACCATTGAGTCTATTCTGAAGAGGACCCTTCCACATGCCATGTCTTCTGTATGTTTTCAGTTTATAGTAGATATTTAGCTTTTGGTTGGTTGGTTTTTTTTTTTTTTTTTTTTTTGTTGAATTGCGAGTAAATATGAGCGTTTGATTGATTATTGAGATGTCAAGTGAGGTTATTTAATCTATTGTTGTAAATTCTGCTGCATGTTCCTAGCAAAACCCCTTTAGGATACTAGAGTTTTTGATTGAAGGTTGGCCTGCTCTTGTTTTACAGATGACCGCCATGGCTTTAACAGACTCCGTCAGTATTCTAACCAAATTTTCTGAGATGGAGCAGGCTTATTCTTCTCGCAATTCTCTCAGGTTCTTAAAAGTAGACATGTTTTGAGTCATTGTATTTGTACTTTGTTCCACCTCAAAATAACATGATAAATAACTCACATTTGAGAAAGAGGAGTGCTTGTTTAATTGGATTATATCGACTATTATTTGTTTTCGTGTTTGATTAGATTGAGCATACTCACTAGTTCATCTTGTTCTCCAGATATGATGTGATTGTTGATGTAGCACCAGAAGTAAAATGGATTCCTGAGAACGGATACAAGAATTTGAAGGTTGCTGTTGAGATAGACAGTGACATAGAAGCACAAAAGGTTTCTGAACGAGAATTAAGACGCCGTCACAAGTCCCTAGGGGCCTTAAGAATTGTAACTGACAGAGGACTACAGGTAACTACTGTTAAGGTTACTCATATACGGATATGCTATCCTTTCGTTATCTCTTTCTTTGGTTAATACTTATGATTGGCACTATTTTGCACGTTCATGTGATATGTACTTTAAAAGGACTGCCTGGTTTAAATTTGTCCAAGACTGCATGAAAAGAGTTAGATTATATTGCTAAAGTTTCTTTATGGGATTCATGTAATACTTGAGATACTTGGAAGCTGATCATGCAACATCAGGAAATTCAGTTAATAAATCTTACATGTATCCGTTACATAAAACTTTTCAGTGGAAGCTTGGGCTTGTAAGGATTCGTTTTGATGATCAAATCTTCAAATGATAGACCATTTACTTTTTGGCAAATAATTTTTCAATTATCTGAATTACTGGACATTCCCTATACTATGTAAGCTTTTCATTCAACAGAGAAGGGATCTACAAAATTACTCACTGCGCCTGAAAAGTTTTATACTTGCATTAGAAAATCTTATACAGCGAGTTGTATGATGTTTGTAACAAACAAAGCTAAAACTCCTGCAGGTTGGCGATCTTGTGGTCCTTGATATATCTGCAACAACAATAGATCAAGACAAATCAAATGTTCAGAGTATTCCATCTGCAGAGAGTAAAGGTTTGTCAGGATTCTATTGTTTCTCCAAAAGAAGGAATGATGAACTCTTGCAGATGATTTCTCAACTCTAGTTTCTATCTGCAGGTTATCATTTTGATACAGAAGATGGTGATAAACTGATTCCCGGTTTCCTTGATTCGATAATTGGAATTCAACGAGGTGAAACAAAGTCCTTTCCACTTGTATTTCCTGAATCATGGGCACAGGAAAGTCTCCGAGGAATTCATGCTCAATTCAATGTGAGTGCTTTTCTGTATTGAGGATCTCCGTTTTGTTCACCAAAAGAACATCATAAACAGGCATCTGCATCTATATAAGAAGCAACTATTGATCATTACCATCGAATATATTATTTAATTTGTTTTTGTCTGGATATCTTTCCAGAATAAAAGTTAAGAAAAGTCTCTTAAATTTTCAGGAGTTTGGAAAATACTCTTAATATATTTAAAATTCACCTCATTTAATAGCGACCACTTGAGGACACAGTTGATATGAAACACTTTCAATTTTCTTTTTCTCTTTTTTATAGGCTACACAATTATCTTGAGCATCTGTTTTATGCAATAAAGATACTAAAAAACTATTCTTTTTCCTTTTGGTCTCCTTTAGGTTGAATGCAAAGAATTATTTTACAGAGATTTACCTGAATTGGATGACTCCCTTGCTCCTAAGCTTCTTCCTGGATGCACCACCCTGGAACAGGTGGCCTCTATGAACTTTTAAGAACTCTCTCTGGACTAGTGCTTGAGTCTGCTTCAGATTGTACTGTGTACAAATATGAAAAAATTTGCTGCACCCACCTCTGTAGGTCAAGGAAGCACTGTTGCAAAGATGCCAGGAAGCAGAGCAAACAGCTAGAGAGCAAGCAGCAGATAATGCCATTCTAGATCAGCTCTGCAAGGTGATTTTGATTTCTTAGATTATATTCAATTTTTGCAACCTCTCGTTGGTGTTTACATTTTCAGCAAGGCAATCCTTTTCATCTGTGTGAGCACACATGCATGCACCAGTGTTAGTGTGATATGCACATAAGCACAAACCTTAAGTTGACTGGAGTAGGACCCTTTGAGTTTGACAAGTTAGTAGACTGTTAATCTTTTGGAACGTGGTGGACGTGTGGTGTTTATGCTGTTCTTCCTCATACCTTTTGTGTTAAATTTTCTTCTGGCCATCTTAAGGAGTTGCTAAGTGGTGTAATATTGGAAGATTTCTAACTGAAAGGAAAGAGGGGACAGCTGTGTTTGGTTTCTTATTAAAATGTACATGTTTGCCGAGAAGTCGAGAACTATTGAAGTTGCGTTTTCAAACAAAACTTGATTGCGTATAATGACCTTTAGATCAAAACTTAAGTCCGGCTTCTGGAAAGTTTTCAAAATCAAGGCTAATTTACTGCAAACCCAAATCATTATCTCAAGATACATAGATACACTATGTATCTTGAGTTTATGTGGAACAAGGTTTCTTTGAAACTAGCTTCCGGGTGCTAAATAAATTCAGACATTTAATTCAGTTTTTTTTTCCTTCTTTTCTAAGAACAGAAGAAAAAAAAAAACTTGATGCATGTGCAAGTATAAACCAACTCCATTAGGAACAGATATCACCAAGAAATCACTTATAGAGAGTTCGGATAGCGTGTTTTAAATCTAAATAGACCAACACATAACGGTAAATTAAAACCATGTTCAAAAAGTAAAACGGGACATAGGCATCTGCTGGCTAGCGTGAGCATAGACCATCCTGATTGAGCCATGAGCCATCAACTGCTTGGTTGTCCTCCTTGCCTGAGACTCATTGGTCGTGAGATGATCAGAGAGAATGAACAGTGTGGTGAGCTTGAACTTGGGAACCTCAGACTGGAGCTTGTCATAGATGGCCTGGTCAAAGAGCACAATATTGTTAATCTTCTCTCTTTGTTTCTTTCACTCCACTTTGTCTTCTGATTCTCTCCCCACACTTGGAGGGCTTCAATGAAGCTTGTCTTCAGAGGCATTGCAGAATTTTGCTGTTAAACTCTGAGATTATTCTCTCTTGCTCTATGTTCATTTGGTGTCTATATGTCTTTATCGCATTTGTACCACATAAACTAATTCCTTATCTTGTTATTAAATCCACAGAGGAGATACATATGTAGGCTATTAAGACACTTTTAAGTAATAGGTCTGTTGGCATGTCGAGCTTTTAAATTTTCTCCTAGATACATTAAACTTTGTAGTAATTGTGTCTTGTTTCTTGCAGATGGTAGAGGTTGATATTCCTCAATCCTTGTTTGAGGAACAAGGTAGGCAGCTTTATGGAGCCAAACTTTTGGAGATACAGGTAGTATTTACAATGTACTTTTATTTGGGGTTGCAATTTGAATTGGCATGTACGAGTGGGCATAGATTTGTGTGCATTTCTCTGTTATAATCTTTAACCTTTTGCTCATGTGTACGCAGGGAAACGTAAAATTAAATGAAGAGCAATTGGCTACACTGTCTAGTAAGAAAGCTGTAGAGGAGTACCTTCTATACCAGAAGGAGAATATCATGAATATGATAAAACAGAGTTTGGCCGTAGGAGACATATTTAAACGGGAAAATCTGCAGGTATATAGATTTGTATGAACTGATCCATCAAGATCTTTTGTGTGGAGTCTTGTTGTAAGATGCTTGGTGGCACGGTCTTTTGAAATTAAAATGTATAACTGCAATCCTATGAATCATTCGCAATTAAAATATAATTTGTTCCTTTTGCAGTTTTCAACAGATGATCTTGTGAAAGAAGTCGAAAATTCCATTGCTGAATTCAAACGTCAAAAACAGGATTATGATGAGGAACGTGTTAAGGGACAGGTTAGCTTATGCCATCCTTATGCTTCAGTTGCCTTGGAACTCATTTCTCAATCTCCCACTGTCTCACCAGACACCAGTCACCACATTTACTTGCTCTGCTTTACTTTGGTTGGAGGACTTGTTCTTCAATGTTTTGACTTTTGTCAAATATATTAGGAGCAGAATTCCATTGTTCTTTACTAGTATTTGACTAGTGGCACTTGAAGCATCTCTTCCAATATATGTGCAGGTCCAAGAAATTTTAGAGGGAGCAAAGGTGCTTGAATGGTTAAGAGAGCATGCAGAGATTCAGTTCATAACTAGATGACAAAGCAGAGAAAGCATGTATGCGTCTGCGTGTTAGGTTCCAAAATTTTGGGCACGATGGTGCTGGAGGCTACTCATATGTTAAGACACGTTCCGGAAGAGCTGACATAGTCTGAAGCATGCCTTTTTTTTTTTTCTGGCTTCTTTGGTTTAGAGCCTTTAGATATGTTTTTGATTGTTGATAAACGAATCCAGTGCTATGTCCTATGTTTCATCATCAATAAATTGCTTATCTCTACTACTATAAAGTGAGCAGTCTCTAAATCACTAAATTATGTTTTAGAACAGTCATCGCAGTAGATGTCTAAACAAAAATCATTCTTAGTTCTTTCAAACGGTTAATTAGCTATTTAAAAAGAGGATAAGATGAAAACCGTACGATCTCTTAAAATTCAAAAATCACGAGAATTCACGCACAATATTAATTAGCCCATTGTTTAGCCAAAACCACTGGCTAGGTTTTTTTAACAAAACCAATAACGGTTTGCAACGCTTGTCCTATCTATAAATTGAGCATACGCTCTTGCAGTAGATGCTTAAACAAAACTCGTTCTTAATTCTAACAATCGGTTAGCTATATAGTACCGTTCTCAACCCAGTTATAAAATTATAGTAGATATCCATGGTTGAGGTTTGTGAGGAAAGCCACGATGAAGACAAATTCGATTTTGATGTTGAACTTGCAGAAGGTTGCATAATAATCGAATATCAATGATTTACCAGAGGTGTATTTCAAACTTTTAGTTTCATTAATTGCTGATAAATGATGTTCTTAATTTATTTCATAGATACCAATGCAAGACCCTTCGTTTACGTACCTTATATGTCATCTCTACGATCTTTTTTTGGTTCCATAGACCATGCCGACTGATGTTCACTTGAGATGATTACTTGCAGGGGCTCACCTCCAATGTTTCGAGGCTCCATAACCATAAGGACCCAATTGCCTCTAGCAAACAATTCGTTCTCGTCATCAGGTTATGCGGCCGCTGAAGCTCTCGCTCGAGGAGGAGGCCATGGACTGCGGCAATATCAATGCTTTGAATGGAGCCGCAATAATACTTGGAGGAGGGTGAGACAGAGCATTTCCAGGCCTCATCAGAATCTTTTTGCCGCATAATAATTGGCAGACCCGGTTCAACCTCAATTTCTGGTCTCACCAGAGTATAGACATGCGGCATGAGGAAGAGTCTTCTCAAAACATATGGTGTCTCCAAACCTAGCACTGAGGAGATACATTTCCTCGAACATCGCGTGGTCCACCCCTTTAACCACCATCCCCACAAGTGAAATAACAGGATGATTAAAACAGGAGACTTCGTTATGTAATTGGATTTGTCAATTGTTGGATTAATATTGGACATTCGTTACAGCTGCTTCTGTTTATAGTTCAACTCAAACTATATATACCAAACTCAGACCGAGTCTAGAACAAGTACTTGGGCATGGATGTATTGTTAAACTTGTGGGTTCCATGTAGACAAATAAAATGGAGCAAATGTGTTTTAACCTCAGCAAAGTGGTGTTGGTCTGGTGTGACTTAAAACCACACAGCACTTGTTTTTATGTAATACTAAACCTCTTGTCTTCAAGGTCACTCTCATTGCAAATTGCAAGCCACATTTGCCTAGTAAGGGTCATACAGGTGATGATAAAATTGTACCTAGGCATGTGGAGGACAGCAATGTGATTTCACTTATCGAACTCTGGCTTTTGGACCTACTCTACATGTCACAATATTGCATCAACTACTTTCTGAGAAAGTGCTATGTAGCAAAAGTGCAAAGCTAGCAATAGATATGATATAAACACCAAATGTTGAAGATCAAGACCCATCTAATTCCTCCATCCCCACAACTCCAAGAAACTCGATCTTGTGTTTAATAACTGCACAGTGGACCTTATCACTTCCATGAACAGACTCACAGCTACTGCCATTGGTAGTCTCAAATGAAACTTCAATGTTCTCAAGAATAAGCGCACAAGGTGATAAAATGTTGAAGCAAGAATCTCGTCGCTCCGGGGTAAAGCAAATATACAAATTTATGTGCAACAACATCAATTCACCCTCTAAGTTCTAACTTCTATCTACATTAAGTTTTAACTTTTTAACTTGTGTCTAAATTTTGAGTAGTTTTTTTTTTGAGAGTATTAACGTCGGTATTCTCAAAGGCTTTCTGGGCCCAAAGACTAATCCGCGCTGAGAAGTCATGTCAGAACGATTCCTCCCATCTTGCCACCAAAAATAAATTCCGAGAGTTAAACAAAAAGCTCATGCTTATAGCTTTTTTTGCGTATTATTTAACACTAAAAGTTAAAGATAAAATTAAAAAGGTTCAAAACTTATAATAACTTAAATACAGAATTATCCAAAGAGCACATGAAAGTTTTTGTCATGTAGAAGTCACCCCACACATTCCCTGTCTAGGCCACATGAAGCAAACCCTACAAAGCTCTCGTTTTTATTTGGCCAATCAATTACTTTGTGTGGCAAGATGGATACCTACCAGCTGCTTCTATAGCTGTTTTATTTGATAGTGTAAACTCGAGTTGTTTAAGAGGTTTCTATCTATAATGTGGTAGTTTCGTATATAAAAAAAAACATTAGATTTTCGATTTATTATTAAACAAAACCATG from Fragaria vesca subsp. vesca linkage group LG3, FraVesHawaii_1.0, whole genome shotgun sequence harbors:
- the LOC101314067 gene encoding trigger factor-like protein TIG-like, with translation MELCITAINGGSTAVLNLTPPRSSPSLLLPKNPNSLQLHTSRKPPSLSRQFHSLQFAVSASSSTAVTSETDQLPADLTVTETQQPNSRVKLSIQVPPEVCDDCYKKVIVEFMKQAKVPGFRPGKRVPESILVSYVGKKSVDKATIESILKRTLPHAMSSMTAMALTDSVSILTKFSEMEQAYSSRNSLRYDVIVDVAPEVKWIPENGYKNLKVAVEIDSDIEAQKVSERELRRRHKSLGALRIVTDRGLQVGDLVVLDISATTIDQDKSNVQSIPSAESKGYHFDTEDGDKLIPGFLDSIIGIQRGETKSFPLVFPESWAQESLRGIHAQFNVECKELFYRDLPELDDSLAPKLLPGCTTLEQVKEALLQRCQEAEQTAREQAADNAILDQLCKMVEVDIPQSLFEEQGRQLYGAKLLEIQGNVKLNEEQLATLSSKKAVEEYLLYQKENIMNMIKQSLAVGDIFKRENLQFSTDDLVKEVENSIAEFKRQKQDYDEERVKGQVQEILEGAKVLEWLREHAEIQFITR